A single Chloroflexota bacterium DNA region contains:
- a CDS encoding glycosyltransferase family 4 protein: MVNRDSRRPLRIAIAAPFAIHPKGTTLWRVLPLARALAEAGHAVRVVIPPYDWPCHGGTRWWMDGVDVFNVPVPGRLDPSGIQQVTRQITRSVMQWQPDLVHLFKPKGFGGITAALLAVRTSVPWVMDADDWEAGWNQRMSYPAIWRRFFAWQERWGLRSAGAVTAASHWLVGFARGLRGGSDGVLYLPNRVSPQIASNSHSHNAMARQHAPAMTAGGRPPRVLLFTRFVEHTPDLVWRVWRRVLAEQPAAELLVGGAGSSGEQQQLLALARKHGAESSIRLLGWVPASSLPGLFGAVDAGLLPVIDQPLNRAKSPMRLLDLLAAGVPVATNGVGEYGRFVNESDGGLVVAPADWQGLANGVLRLLGEVDLRRRLRSQGIQWSQRNGWPKAVPELEELYWQLC; the protein is encoded by the coding sequence ATGGTAAATCGAGATTCTCGTCGCCCGTTGCGCATAGCCATCGCTGCACCTTTCGCAATTCATCCCAAGGGCACAACGCTGTGGCGGGTTTTACCTCTGGCTCGAGCCCTGGCAGAGGCAGGACATGCCGTCAGGGTTGTGATTCCGCCCTACGATTGGCCCTGCCACGGGGGCACGAGGTGGTGGATGGATGGCGTCGATGTCTTCAATGTGCCGGTGCCAGGTCGCCTCGATCCATCGGGTATTCAGCAGGTAACGCGACAGATCACCCGATCGGTGATGCAGTGGCAACCTGATCTGGTTCACCTCTTCAAACCAAAGGGATTTGGGGGGATTACAGCCGCGTTACTGGCTGTCCGGACATCCGTGCCCTGGGTAATGGACGCCGATGACTGGGAGGCAGGCTGGAACCAAAGGATGTCTTATCCTGCCATCTGGCGGCGCTTTTTCGCCTGGCAGGAGCGTTGGGGTCTGCGATCAGCTGGGGCGGTGACGGCAGCCAGCCATTGGCTCGTCGGGTTTGCCAGGGGGTTGCGAGGCGGCTCCGACGGGGTGTTGTACCTGCCGAATCGGGTCAGTCCGCAAATAGCCAGCAATTCGCATAGTCATAATGCTATGGCTCGGCAGCATGCACCCGCGATGACGGCCGGCGGACGTCCTCCACGGGTGCTTCTTTTCACGCGCTTCGTGGAGCACACGCCTGATCTGGTCTGGCGTGTCTGGCGACGAGTTCTGGCAGAGCAACCTGCTGCGGAACTGTTGGTGGGTGGTGCCGGAAGCAGTGGGGAGCAGCAGCAGCTTCTGGCGTTGGCCCGTAAGCACGGGGCGGAAAGCTCAATTCGATTGCTGGGCTGGGTGCCGGCCTCTTCGCTCCCCGGGCTGTTTGGTGCGGTCGACGCAGGGCTATTGCCCGTGATCGATCAGCCTCTCAATCGCGCCAAGAGTCCCATGCGGCTGCTCGATCTGCTGGCTGCAGGCGTGCCGGTGGCAACGAATGGGGTCGGGGAATACGGTCGTTTCGTCAACGAGTCGGACGGTGGGCTGGTGGTGGCGCCGGCGGATTGGCAGGGCCTGGCAAATGGCGTTCTGCGGCTGCTAGGGGAGGTGGATCTGCGGCGGAGATTACGATCACAAGGCATTCAGTGGTCGCAGAGGAACGGATGGCCCAAGGCAGTTCCGGAGCTGGAGGAACTGTATTGGCAATTGTGTTGA
- a CDS encoding VanZ family protein, with the protein MSQKSSASATNAVDGSARTEGSGAGWRWWFLLIGWMLVIFFLSAQPDFTFSPVALEGEILSLMAHGIEFGVLAGLTWLAVQKTPRLAAYAVTIAIAAAILYGMSDELHQAFVPGRVPDVRDLIADAMGAGLAVLLVTWYSHRRDSRTGGLPRK; encoded by the coding sequence ATGTCTCAGAAAAGCAGTGCATCTGCCACAAATGCCGTCGATGGGTCAGCCAGGACAGAGGGTAGCGGCGCCGGCTGGCGCTGGTGGTTTCTCCTCATCGGCTGGATGCTGGTGATTTTCTTCCTTTCGGCCCAGCCCGATTTCACTTTTTCGCCCGTGGCGCTGGAAGGCGAGATTCTCTCGCTGATGGCCCACGGTATCGAGTTCGGCGTGCTGGCCGGGCTGACATGGCTCGCCGTCCAAAAAACGCCACGGCTGGCGGCCTACGCCGTCACCATTGCGATCGCCGCGGCGATTCTCTATGGCATGTCCGACGAACTGCATCAGGCTTTCGTGCCCGGCCGGGTGCCCGATGTCCGTGATCTGATCGCTGATGCAATGGGTGCCGGTCTGGCCGTGTTGTTGGTGACCTGGTACTCCCACCGCAGAGACTCCAGGACAGGGGGGTTGCCGCGCAAATGA
- the ppk1 gene encoding polyphosphate kinase 1, whose product EGLCPELHPLLERVKFLAIFSSNLDEFFMIRVSGLKHQVSAGTVELPPDGKTPSEQLAAIRERLLPMLDQATTCWRSDLKPKLEQEGIYIRSYEDLSEAEQRWLTDYFLREVFPVLTPLVFDPGHPFPHISNLSLNLTVALRDPDHGIMHFGRVKVPAMLPRLIELPRNLDQDPEILVADDADHSSSNGKGPGSQTSEHHARQDFVWLEEVVAANLSYLYPGVDVVEAYAFRVTRNADMEIQEDEADDLLRTIERSIRQRRFGPVVRLEIDQSMPRDMRDLLMQNLAVDAHDVYESSEPLGMVSLMRLMEIDRYDLKDRPFVPHEPAVFSGGDSIFSIIRRGDILLHHPYDSFSHVVDFITAAADDPNVLAIKQTLYRVGSNSPVVKALMQARENGKQVTVLVELKARFDEENNIVWAKALERAGVHVVYGLLGLKTHCKIALVVRREPGGIRRYVHMGTGNYNASTARVYTDLGMFTCNPDIGADASELFNFLTGYSKQRRFRELLVAPVSLRDGMADLIRREIEHQKHGQDGHIIFKMNALTDPYIISLLYEASQAGVEIDMIVRGICCLRPGVPGISENIRVTSIVGRFLEHTRIYYFRNGGDETIYLGSADLMERNLDRRVETLFPIMDPDMRKHIREDILSVYQADNVKARVLQARGQYRWLTPNGDTPFDSQKWLLENRDKVG is encoded by the coding sequence GAAGGCCTTTGTCCCGAACTGCATCCCCTCTTGGAGCGGGTCAAATTCCTGGCCATCTTCAGTTCGAATCTGGATGAGTTCTTCATGATTCGCGTCTCCGGCCTGAAGCATCAGGTGTCAGCTGGCACGGTGGAGCTACCGCCCGATGGCAAGACGCCGTCGGAGCAGCTGGCTGCCATTCGGGAGCGGCTGTTACCGATGCTCGATCAGGCTACTACCTGTTGGCGAAGCGACTTGAAACCGAAACTCGAGCAGGAGGGAATCTACATTCGCAGCTACGAAGACCTGTCGGAGGCTGAGCAGCGCTGGCTCACCGATTATTTCCTGCGCGAGGTCTTTCCGGTGTTGACTCCCCTGGTCTTTGACCCGGGACATCCCTTCCCTCATATCTCCAATTTGAGCTTGAACCTGACGGTTGCGCTGCGGGATCCCGATCACGGGATCATGCATTTTGGCCGTGTCAAGGTGCCTGCTATGCTGCCCCGCCTTATTGAACTTCCTCGAAACCTGGACCAGGATCCAGAGATTCTGGTGGCGGATGATGCCGATCATTCCTCCAGCAATGGCAAGGGACCGGGGTCGCAGACTTCGGAACACCATGCCCGCCAGGACTTTGTCTGGCTTGAAGAGGTTGTCGCAGCCAACCTTTCCTATCTCTACCCCGGGGTAGATGTGGTCGAAGCCTATGCCTTCAGAGTGACCCGCAACGCCGACATGGAAATCCAGGAGGATGAGGCAGATGATTTGTTGCGCACCATAGAACGCAGCATCCGGCAGCGGCGCTTTGGCCCGGTGGTCCGCCTGGAGATCGATCAGTCGATGCCGCGGGATATGAGGGATCTACTCATGCAGAATCTTGCGGTCGACGCCCACGACGTGTACGAGTCGTCCGAGCCATTGGGAATGGTTAGCCTGATGCGGCTGATGGAAATCGACCGCTATGATCTCAAGGACCGACCCTTTGTGCCGCACGAACCAGCGGTATTCTCCGGAGGGGACAGCATCTTTTCGATCATTCGGCGCGGCGATATTTTGCTGCATCATCCCTACGATTCCTTCTCCCATGTGGTGGATTTTATCACGGCCGCGGCTGATGACCCCAATGTATTGGCTATCAAGCAGACGCTCTACCGGGTGGGCAGCAATTCGCCTGTCGTTAAAGCTTTGATGCAGGCCCGGGAGAACGGCAAACAGGTGACGGTGCTGGTCGAACTCAAGGCCCGCTTCGACGAGGAAAACAACATAGTCTGGGCCAAGGCCCTGGAGCGTGCTGGTGTTCACGTGGTCTACGGGTTGCTGGGGCTTAAGACCCACTGCAAGATCGCTCTGGTCGTGCGGCGGGAACCTGGTGGCATTCGCCGTTACGTTCATATGGGCACTGGCAACTATAACGCATCGACGGCGCGGGTCTATACCGACCTGGGAATGTTCACCTGCAACCCCGATATCGGCGCCGACGCCTCGGAATTATTCAACTTCCTGACGGGATACTCCAAACAACGACGCTTTCGGGAGCTGCTGGTGGCGCCGGTTTCATTGCGCGATGGCATGGCTGACCTGATTCGCCGGGAGATCGAACATCAGAAGCACGGCCAGGATGGGCACATCATCTTCAAGATGAACGCGCTGACCGATCCTTACATCATCAGTCTTCTCTATGAGGCGAGCCAGGCGGGTGTCGAAATTGACATGATCGTGCGCGGAATCTGCTGCCTGCGACCGGGCGTGCCTGGGATCAGCGAGAATATCCGGGTGACCAGCATTGTAGGCCGCTTTCTGGAGCACACGCGCATCTATTATTTCCGCAACGGCGGCGACGAGACCATTTACCTGGGCAGCGCTGACCTGATGGAGCGCAACCTGGATCGCCGGGTGGAAACCCTCTTCCCCATCATGGATCCTGATATGCGCAAGCACATCCGGGAGGACATCCTGTCGGTTTACCAGGCGGACAACGTCAAGGCAAGGGTTTTGCAGGCCAGGGGACAGTACCGATGGCTGACGCCCAACGGCGATACTCCTTTTGATAGCCAGAAGTGGCTACTGGAAAACCGCGATAAGGTAGGATAG
- a CDS encoding alanyl-tRNA editing protein translates to MTDLLFQTDSYLREFDATVVAANEAAHVVVLDRTAFYPGGGGQPNDTGTLAAAGVVMPVSRVKRAGGEIRHCLAGEADLPAVGTAIRGQLDWQRRYLLMRTHTALHILCGVVWRDHGAQVTGGNMEPGKGRMDFEFETLRKELVEEIEASCNAEVTAARDVRVAILPREQAFSIPDLIRTKINLLPPAIQEVRIVELVGLDLQADGGTHVANTNEVGRIRISDYKSKGAINKRIYITIE, encoded by the coding sequence GTGACAGACCTTCTTTTCCAAACAGACAGTTATCTGCGGGAGTTCGATGCTACAGTGGTGGCTGCGAACGAGGCTGCACATGTTGTGGTTCTCGATCGCACCGCTTTCTATCCCGGCGGGGGTGGCCAGCCCAATGACACCGGCACGCTGGCGGCGGCGGGTGTGGTGATGCCGGTTTCCAGAGTCAAACGAGCCGGTGGGGAAATCCGCCATTGCTTGGCCGGGGAGGCCGATTTGCCCGCGGTGGGGACCGCTATCAGGGGCCAGCTGGATTGGCAGCGGCGCTATTTATTGATGCGCACGCACACGGCTCTGCATATCCTTTGTGGCGTTGTGTGGCGCGATCACGGGGCCCAGGTCACTGGCGGCAACATGGAACCAGGCAAGGGGCGCATGGACTTCGAGTTCGAGACCTTGCGCAAGGAACTGGTGGAAGAGATCGAAGCCAGCTGCAACGCCGAGGTTACCGCGGCCCGTGATGTGCGCGTGGCGATCCTGCCTCGAGAACAGGCTTTTTCGATTCCCGACCTGATTCGCACCAAGATCAATTTATTGCCACCGGCGATCCAGGAGGTCCGTATTGTGGAATTGGTGGGGTTAGACCTTCAGGCCGACGGCGGTACTCATGTGGCCAACACCAACGAGGTCGGCCGTATCCGCATTTCGGACTACAAGTCCAAGGGCGCTATCAATAAGCGTATTTACATAACGATTGAATAA
- a CDS encoding HAD-IA family hydrolase, with the protein MAIKAVLFDVGGVLVGINGLWEQACQVFQVQDRDVFWQLFNSAALPACRGEESVADCWRGLARQLEITVPESVLQSLWVDDFIDSVEVSQEVVEIAQALSPRYQIGIISNSMPQHSRILREMGLYRGFDPVLLSDEVGITKDDPRIFDIALEKLGTQAGETVFIDDVERFAATASGRGIHALLFRSPDILRRELEDLGLRLQ; encoded by the coding sequence ATGGCTATAAAGGCAGTACTGTTCGACGTCGGCGGTGTGCTTGTCGGCATAAATGGCTTGTGGGAGCAAGCCTGCCAGGTATTTCAGGTTCAGGACAGGGATGTTTTCTGGCAGTTGTTCAATTCGGCTGCCTTGCCTGCCTGCCGCGGGGAGGAAAGCGTAGCTGATTGCTGGCGTGGCCTTGCCCGACAGCTCGAGATTACGGTCCCAGAGAGCGTTCTGCAATCGCTGTGGGTCGACGATTTCATTGACAGCGTTGAGGTCAGCCAGGAGGTGGTGGAGATCGCTCAGGCGCTTTCACCCAGATACCAGATCGGGATCATTTCCAACTCGATGCCGCAACACTCAAGGATTCTACGCGAGATGGGACTCTACAGAGGCTTCGATCCGGTCCTATTGTCCGATGAGGTGGGCATTACAAAAGATGATCCCCGCATCTTCGATATTGCGCTGGAAAAACTTGGAACCCAGGCTGGCGAGACGGTCTTCATCGACGATGTGGAGAGGTTTGCCGCCACTGCATCCGGACGAGGCATTCATGCGCTGCTGTTTCGCTCGCCCGACATACTGCGGCGCGAGCTTGAGGACCTTGGGCTGAGGTTGCAGTAA
- a CDS encoding class I tRNA ligase family protein, producing MTFQPVVTRPKFVQQEHDVLTFWQETDAFTKLWQMNQGNPHWSFIDGPITANGPMGVHHAWGRTYKDLYQRFKAMQGFDQRFQNGFDCQGLWVEVLVERELGFTSKRDIEQYGLADFVNICKQRVLGFAAMQTEQSIRLGYWVDWNDPDQLRLLQDKLEQDPNQVLALDGPQGPVTGTAEQLVGQLGLPQLGGSYFTFSDENNYQIWGFIKKCWEKGWLYEGTDVMPWCARCGTGISQHEIVTDGYEVLTHRSITLRFPLLDGEGNRRVDSETGLSEALLVWTTTPWTLTSNVAAAVGPNLDYVKVQQGDWVYYLAKGALKRAMQGKLSVLAELKGNQMLGWLYSGPFDELPAVEGAFIAKDYSHRVIGWKDVGEQEGTGIVHIAPGCGAEDFALSKELELPVVAPLTEDGIYIDGFDWLTGLQVQDVASPIFEDLEEKGLLYRLEDYEHRYPVCWRCKTELIFRLVDEWFIDMGELYDKPRPEVTPEEVDRSLRYQIMEVVDQIRWIPSFGYERELDWLRNMHDWMISKKRYWGLALPIWVCEDESCGHFHVVGSEHELEELATAGWDQFEGHTPHRPYVDAVTIACPECGGVARRIADVGNPWLDAGIVPYSTLGYRDNPEYWQRWFPADWISESFPGQFRNWFYSLLAMSTVLERTPPFLNIFSYATLLAEDGRAMHKSWGNAIDFHEGAEKMGVDVMRWMFLDHKPESNLLFGYGRADETRRRFHIPLWNVYSFFVSYANLTPDWSPGDWTTWRAADANGEPSPDQLMDRWVVDRLQQTIMAVTDSLNNYDAEGATRASEHFLDDLSNWYVRRSRRRFWEGDHAALDTLYYVLVTFSRMLAPMTPFFTETMYQNLVREAHGDAPESVHHSSWPEVGVTPVDEQLVADMDMARAVVSLGHAGRVAANIKVRQPLAGIKVVAAGKAGSLSRFSQVIAEELNVKAVDLAEGEAELVTYRILPLNKVLGPRFGRQFPAVRQALEALDPYAVAAAVANGEPVRITLDGGPVDLSADEVLVQAQPKPGFEVNNDVQRGVVVALDTTLTDDLKAEGLAREVVRRIQQMRKDADFELSDRVHTTYQTDDEGLAGAITGYEDYIKQETLSLTLATAAPPAGAHVVTVAVNDTEVTLGVFLAGEQ from the coding sequence ATGACCTTCCAACCTGTAGTAACCAGGCCAAAGTTCGTCCAGCAAGAGCACGATGTGCTCACGTTCTGGCAGGAAACCGATGCGTTTACCAAGCTCTGGCAGATGAATCAGGGCAATCCCCACTGGTCCTTCATCGACGGGCCTATCACTGCCAACGGGCCCATGGGAGTGCACCATGCCTGGGGCCGTACCTACAAGGACCTCTACCAGCGCTTCAAGGCCATGCAGGGTTTCGACCAGCGCTTTCAGAATGGCTTCGACTGCCAGGGCCTATGGGTTGAGGTTTTGGTGGAGCGCGAATTGGGATTCACCTCCAAGCGCGATATCGAGCAGTACGGCCTGGCCGATTTTGTCAACATCTGCAAGCAGCGGGTGCTGGGCTTTGCCGCCATGCAGACCGAGCAGTCGATCCGCCTTGGCTATTGGGTCGACTGGAATGATCCGGACCAGCTGCGTTTGCTGCAGGACAAGTTGGAGCAGGATCCTAACCAGGTCCTGGCGCTCGACGGACCCCAGGGTCCAGTGACCGGCACGGCCGAGCAGTTGGTGGGCCAGCTGGGATTGCCTCAACTGGGTGGGTCCTATTTCACCTTTTCTGATGAGAACAACTACCAGATCTGGGGCTTCATCAAGAAGTGCTGGGAAAAGGGCTGGCTCTATGAGGGCACCGATGTCATGCCATGGTGTGCTCGCTGCGGCACTGGCATCAGCCAGCACGAGATCGTTACCGACGGTTACGAGGTTCTCACCCACAGATCGATCACCCTTCGTTTCCCGCTGCTGGACGGCGAGGGCAATCGGCGAGTTGATTCCGAGACCGGTCTCTCCGAGGCGCTGTTGGTCTGGACGACGACCCCCTGGACTCTGACCAGCAACGTGGCGGCTGCGGTCGGCCCCAACCTGGATTACGTCAAGGTTCAGCAGGGAGATTGGGTCTATTACCTGGCCAAGGGAGCGTTGAAGCGAGCCATGCAAGGCAAGCTGTCAGTCCTGGCAGAGCTCAAGGGCAACCAGATGCTGGGCTGGCTCTACAGTGGCCCATTTGACGAGTTGCCTGCGGTGGAAGGTGCCTTCATTGCCAAGGACTACAGCCATCGGGTTATCGGGTGGAAGGATGTGGGCGAGCAAGAGGGTACTGGAATCGTGCATATCGCGCCCGGTTGCGGCGCCGAGGATTTTGCCCTCAGCAAGGAGTTGGAGCTGCCTGTAGTGGCCCCTCTGACCGAAGATGGAATCTATATCGATGGTTTTGACTGGCTCACCGGTTTACAGGTCCAGGATGTGGCCTCGCCAATCTTCGAGGACCTGGAGGAGAAGGGACTGCTCTACCGGCTGGAGGATTATGAGCACCGCTATCCGGTATGCTGGCGCTGCAAGACCGAGTTGATCTTCCGACTGGTGGATGAATGGTTTATCGACATGGGCGAACTGTACGATAAGCCCCGCCCGGAGGTGACACCGGAGGAGGTCGATCGCAGCCTGCGCTATCAGATCATGGAAGTGGTCGATCAGATCCGCTGGATTCCCTCATTTGGCTATGAGCGCGAGTTGGACTGGTTGCGCAACATGCATGACTGGATGATCAGTAAGAAGCGTTACTGGGGCCTGGCGCTACCCATCTGGGTATGCGAGGATGAGTCCTGCGGTCATTTCCACGTAGTCGGCTCCGAGCATGAGCTGGAAGAACTCGCGACTGCAGGATGGGATCAGTTCGAGGGGCACACACCCCACCGGCCCTATGTCGACGCGGTTACCATCGCCTGTCCTGAATGCGGCGGGGTAGCGCGTCGAATCGCCGATGTGGGCAACCCCTGGCTCGACGCCGGAATCGTGCCCTACAGCACCCTGGGCTACCGGGACAATCCCGAATACTGGCAGAGGTGGTTTCCCGCCGATTGGATATCGGAGAGTTTCCCGGGCCAGTTTCGCAACTGGTTCTACAGCTTGCTTGCCATGAGCACGGTGCTGGAGCGGACTCCGCCCTTCCTCAATATCTTCAGCTATGCGACGCTGCTGGCTGAAGATGGTCGCGCCATGCACAAGAGTTGGGGCAATGCCATCGACTTCCACGAGGGCGCCGAAAAGATGGGCGTGGATGTCATGCGCTGGATGTTCCTCGACCACAAGCCCGAGTCCAACCTGCTTTTCGGCTATGGCCGCGCCGATGAGACCCGTCGCCGTTTTCACATTCCACTCTGGAACGTCTACAGCTTTTTCGTCAGCTATGCCAATCTGACTCCCGACTGGAGTCCGGGTGACTGGACAACGTGGCGCGCTGCGGATGCCAACGGTGAACCTTCGCCCGATCAACTCATGGATCGTTGGGTCGTGGATCGACTTCAGCAGACGATCATGGCCGTAACCGACAGTCTGAACAACTACGACGCCGAAGGCGCGACCCGGGCCAGTGAACATTTCCTGGACGATCTCAGCAATTGGTACGTGCGGCGCAGCCGGCGGCGTTTCTGGGAGGGTGACCATGCGGCTCTCGACACCCTTTATTACGTGCTGGTGACCTTCTCCCGGATGCTGGCGCCCATGACTCCCTTTTTCACCGAGACAATGTACCAGAATCTGGTGCGGGAAGCTCATGGCGATGCGCCCGAGAGTGTGCACCATAGCAGTTGGCCGGAAGTGGGCGTTACTCCGGTGGACGAACAGTTGGTGGCCGATATGGATATGGCCCGCGCTGTGGTCAGCCTGGGCCATGCTGGTCGGGTGGCCGCCAATATCAAGGTGCGTCAGCCGCTGGCGGGCATCAAGGTGGTGGCTGCCGGTAAGGCAGGCAGCCTGAGTCGCTTCTCCCAAGTGATTGCCGAGGAGCTGAACGTCAAGGCAGTCGATCTGGCTGAAGGGGAGGCGGAGCTGGTCACCTATCGAATTCTGCCGCTAAACAAGGTGCTGGGTCCACGCTTCGGTCGGCAGTTCCCGGCTGTGCGCCAGGCGCTGGAGGCGTTGGATCCCTACGCAGTTGCTGCTGCGGTGGCAAACGGTGAACCTGTTCGCATCACGCTGGACGGCGGCCCGGTTGATCTCAGCGCGGATGAGGTGTTGGTTCAGGCGCAGCCGAAACCTGGCTTTGAGGTGAACAACGATGTGCAACGGGGCGTAGTCGTGGCGCTTGATACGACCCTCACCGATGATCTGAAGGCGGAAGGGTTGGCCCGGGAAGTGGTGCGCCGCATCCAGCAGATGCGCAAGGATGCCGATTTTGAACTGAGCGACCGCGTTCACACTACTTACCAGACCGACGATGAGGGCCTGGCCGGGGCCATCACAGGATACGAGGATTACATCAAACAGGAAACCTTGAGCTTGACCCTGGCAACGGCGGCGCCTCCAGCCGGGGCGCATGTGGTAACTGTGGCCGTGAACGATACAGAGGTTACTCTGGGTGTGTTCCTGGCCGGCGAGCAGTAG
- a CDS encoding TraR/DksA family transcriptional regulator, which produces MTKDDKRLRGKLEVERRELMDSIGHYEIVARNKKPGLGNHMADDGTEAFDQAASLALYRNENTLLSQVEAALDRMDKGTYGVCERCGEEIDFARLKAIPYCTLCIRCQHHVEELPRGNGNKR; this is translated from the coding sequence ATGACCAAAGACGACAAACGGTTACGAGGAAAGCTTGAGGTTGAACGCCGAGAGCTGATGGATTCCATTGGCCACTACGAGATAGTGGCTCGCAACAAAAAACCTGGCCTGGGCAACCACATGGCAGATGATGGCACCGAGGCCTTTGATCAGGCGGCTAGCCTGGCTCTCTATCGCAACGAAAATACACTGCTGTCACAAGTAGAAGCTGCGTTGGATCGAATGGACAAAGGTACTTATGGCGTCTGCGAGCGTTGTGGTGAAGAGATCGACTTCGCGCGCTTGAAGGCGATACCCTACTGCACCCTCTGTATTCGCTGCCAGCATCATGTGGAAGAACTGCCCAGGGGAAACGGCAACAAACGTTAG
- the lspA gene encoding signal peptidase II, which produces MRKGNLSGWLVILGTATIVVVLDQLTKRWIEGNLAIGESLAPFPELANFFTISHFTNTGAAFGLFRGQSILLAIIPVVVVVAIVVYIRQLPMNNILIQFSLGLQLGGAIGNNLFDRIRLGHVTDFIYFHFWPAFNIADIAIVSGTILLALVLLTMPEESDETDVVEGEAGEQRA; this is translated from the coding sequence ATGCGAAAAGGAAACCTGTCAGGTTGGCTGGTTATTCTGGGCACAGCCACGATTGTGGTGGTCCTGGACCAGCTCACGAAACGCTGGATTGAGGGCAACCTTGCAATCGGTGAGTCCCTGGCGCCATTTCCGGAGCTGGCGAATTTTTTCACCATCAGCCATTTCACCAATACGGGTGCCGCATTTGGCCTTTTCCGTGGCCAGAGCATTCTTTTGGCGATCATCCCCGTGGTCGTCGTGGTTGCGATTGTCGTCTACATCCGGCAGCTCCCAATGAACAATATCCTGATTCAGTTCAGTCTGGGACTCCAGCTCGGCGGTGCCATCGGCAACAACCTCTTTGATCGCATCCGTTTGGGGCACGTGACCGACTTCATCTACTTCCACTTCTGGCCTGCTTTCAACATCGCCGACATCGCTATTGTCAGTGGCACGATTCTGTTGGCGCTTGTTTTGCTTACAATGCCAGAGGAATCGGATGAGACCGATGTGGTGGAAGGCGAAGCGGGCGAGCAGCGGGCTTAG
- a CDS encoding RluA family pseudouridine synthase, with translation MAGDEQQLELNVEIGGERIDRFLADRLADVSRAEIQRWIKAGKATVNGRSVKASYKLSAGEAVSLQRPPVRSQAVQPEAIPLAIVYEDDDLVVVDKPAGLVVHPAPGHSGGTLVNGLLARYPGLGGEAGPERAGIVHRLDRDTSGLIVVARTPEALQALQSQFRARTVQKSYLALAEGIVAVPEGRVEAPVGRDPVRRKRMAVVSEKQGGRAALTTFQVLGLFQPRISPFRVEMSLLELGLHTGRTHQIRVHLAFIKHPVVGDRVYGRRKQRIHCPRQFLHAARLQLVHPTTGERLAFESPLPADLEGVLGSLAEIG, from the coding sequence ATGGCTGGCGACGAACAGCAACTTGAACTGAATGTCGAAATCGGCGGCGAGCGGATTGATCGGTTTCTGGCGGACCGGTTAGCCGATGTATCGCGGGCTGAGATTCAACGCTGGATCAAAGCGGGCAAAGCCACTGTCAACGGCCGGTCAGTGAAGGCGAGCTACAAATTGTCGGCGGGTGAGGCGGTCAGTCTTCAGCGGCCACCGGTCAGGTCTCAGGCCGTTCAACCTGAGGCGATTCCTCTGGCGATTGTCTACGAGGATGATGATCTGGTGGTGGTGGACAAGCCGGCCGGCTTGGTGGTGCACCCGGCGCCAGGCCATTCGGGTGGCACCCTGGTCAACGGCTTGCTGGCACGCTATCCGGGGCTCGGTGGTGAGGCAGGCCCAGAACGGGCAGGAATCGTTCACAGACTGGATCGGGATACATCGGGCCTGATCGTTGTCGCCAGGACCCCTGAGGCGCTCCAGGCGCTCCAGTCGCAGTTCAGGGCGCGGACGGTGCAGAAATCCTACCTGGCGCTGGCAGAGGGGATTGTGGCGGTGCCCGAAGGGCGCGTCGAGGCGCCGGTTGGCCGCGATCCGGTGCGCCGAAAACGGATGGCAGTGGTCTCAGAAAAACAGGGTGGCCGGGCGGCATTGACAACATTTCAGGTGTTGGGCCTGTTCCAACCCCGGATCAGCCCGTTCCGGGTCGAGATGAGTCTTCTCGAGCTTGGCCTTCACACGGGCCGGACCCACCAGATCCGCGTCCACCTGGCCTTCATCAAACACCCTGTTGTGGGGGATCGGGTGTATGGACGGCGTAAGCAGCGCATTCACTGCCCGCGGCAGTTTCTGCATGCGGCCCGGTTGCAGTTGGTGCATCCCACCACCGGCGAACGCCTGGCGTTCGAGTCCCCGTTGCCTGCGGACCTGGAGGGAGTGTTGGGGTCGTTGGCGGAGATTGGGTAG